Proteins from a single region of Symphalangus syndactylus isolate Jambi chromosome 12, NHGRI_mSymSyn1-v2.1_pri, whole genome shotgun sequence:
- the LOC134733997 gene encoding lymphotactin, with product MRLLILALLGICCLTAYIVEGVGSEVSDKRTCVSLTTQRLPVSRIKTYTITEGSLRAVIFITKRGLKVCADPQARWVKDVVRSMDRKSNTRNNMIQTKPTGTQQSTNTAVTLTG from the exons ATGAGACTTCTCATCCTGGCCCTCCTTGGCATCTGCTGTCTCACTGCATACATTGTGGAAG GGGTAGGGAGTGAAGTCTCAGATAAAAGGACCTGTGTGAGCCTCACTACCCAGCGACTGCCAGTTAGCAGAATCAAGACCTACACCATCACGGAAGGCTCCTTGAGAGCAGTAAT TTTTATTACCAAACGTGGCCTAAAAGTCTGTGCTGATCCACAAGCCAGGTGGGTGAAAGACGTGGTCAGGAGCATGGACAGGAAATCCAACACCAGAAATAACATGATCCAGACCAAGCCAACAGGAACCCAGCAATCGACCAATACAGCTGTGACCCTGACTGGATAG